DNA sequence from the Streptomyces canus genome:
TCCGGCGCCACCAGTACCGGCACGCACGGCACGGGCCGCGAGTCGGGCTCGATAGCGGCCCAGATCAGGGGACTTGAGCTGGTCACGGCCGACGGCTCGGTCCTCAGCTGCTCCGAGAAGGAGAATCCCGAGGTCTTCGCGGCCGCCCGGATCGGCCTGGGCGCGCTCGGCGTCGTCACCGCGATCACGTTCGCCGTCGAACCGGTCTTCCTGCTCACGGCCCGCGAGGAGCCCATGAGCTTCGACAAGGTCACCAGCGCGTTCGACGAACTCTGGGCCGAGAACGAGCACTTCGAGTTCTACTGGTTCCCGCACACCGGCAGCACCAACACCAAGCGCAACAACCGCAGCGCGGGCCCCGAGAAGCCGGTGCCGCAGCTCCAGGGCTGGATCGAGGACGAGTTCCTCTCCAACGGCGTGTTCCAGGTGGCCCAGTGGGTCGGCCGCGCGGTGCCGGGCACGATCCCCTCGATCGCGCGGATCTCCAGCAAGGCGCTGTCCGCGCGGACCTACACCGACATCCCGTACAAGGTCTTCACATCGCCCCGCCGGGTGCGGTTCGTGGAGATGGAGTACGCCGTCCCGCGCGAGGCCGTCGTCGGGACACTGCGGGAACTGAAGACGATGATCGAACGCTCCGGGCTGAAGGTCAGCTTCCCCGTGGAGGTGCGCACCGCGCCCGCCGACGACATCACGCTGTCCACCGCCTCGGGCCGCGACAGCGCGTACATCGCGGTCCACATGGTCAAGGGGACGCCGTACCAGGCGTACTTCACGGCCGCCGAGCGGATCTTCACGGCGCACGAGGGGCGCCCGCACTGGGGGAAGGTGCACACGCGCGACGCGGAGTACTTCGCCGGGGTCTACCCGCGCTTCGGCGAGTTCACCGCGCTCCGGGACCGGCTCGACCCCGACCGTCGCTTCCAGAACGACTACTTGCGGCGGGTGTTGGGGGCGTAGCGGGACGGTCGAGGGACGCACGCGGGAAGCCAATAGTTCCGTTTCTGGTCATTCCGTGAAGTACGCCACGTCCAAGATCCCGACAACCGCTCGACGAACGGCCGGACACCTTTTCTTGAACGAAGTTGAGTGGCGCGCCAATCCACGCACGTGGCCCAAATGGAGTACTGTTGCGAGCCCTGGGTACGGTCTCCCGCCAGGGCGTCCGTGGCCTTCAAGGGACGCCAGGAGGGGGCTAGTTGCACAGGGTGACGGAGTTGGTCACTCAGCGTTGCGAATAAGTAACCGTGCCATAACGGCGATCCAGGGCCCGTGCCCGACACGCCGGGCAACTCGGCAAGGTTGTGGCAGGCTGCACCCGGGCAGGTCACACTCGACTAGCGGAAGCAGCGACGCACGTGACGTCGGCAGGCACCACCCGGGAGGTCCCCATGCCCGAACTGCGTGTCGTGGCCGTCTCGAATGACGGCACACGGCTGGTGCTGAAGGCTGCCGACTCAACGGAGTACACGCTTCCGATCGACGAGCGGCTGCGCGCAGCGGTGCGCGGCGACCGTCCGCGCCTCGGCCAGATCGAGATCGAGGTCGAAAGCCATCTCCGTCCCCGCGACATCCAGGCGCGTATACGCGCGGGTGCCACCGCGGAAGAGGTAGCCCAGCTCGCAGGTATCCCCGTAGACCGTGTACGGCGCTTCGAGGGCCCAGTGCTCGCCGAGCGCGCCTTCATGGCCGAACGAGCCCGCAAGACCCCGGTCCGCCGGCCCGGCGAGAACGCCGGACCGCAGCTCGGCGAGGCCGTCCAGGAGCGGCTGTTGCTGCGCGGCGCCGAGAAGGACACCGTCCAGTGGGACTCCTGGCGCCGCGACGACGGCACCTGGGAGGTACTGCTGGTCTACTGCGTCGCGGGCGAACCCCACTCGGCGAGCTGGACCTACGACCCGCCCCGGCGGCTCGTCCAGGCCGTCGACGAGGAGGCACGCTCGCTGATCGGCGAGTCCGAGGACCTCGGCGCGCCGGAGCCCAGCTTTCCGTTCGTGCCGCGTATCGCACGGCTGCCGCGCGACCGTCCGCTGGACCGCGCCCTCGACCGGCCGAGCCTGCCCCCGGCAGAGCCCGTCGAGGAGACGGTCGCTGAACGGGACTCGCTGACCAGCCTGTTGGAGGCCGTACCGAGTTTCCGCGGCGACATGGTCGTACCGGAGCGGCCGTCCGAGCCGGCGACCGCCGAGGAAACGCCCGATCCGGAGCCCGAGGTGGAGGAGCCGCCCGCTCCCGCGGCCTCGGCCGGTTCCGCCTACGCGGACGTCCTCATGCCGCGTTCGGTGGCCAGCCACCGCGACCGCCTCATCGGCGCCACCGACCGCCAGGCCGAGGCGGACGGTGTCCGTCCGGGCCGCAGAGCGGCGGTCCCGAGCTGGGACGAGATCGTGTTCGGGACGCGGAGGAAGAAGCAGGAGTAGTCGGTCGTACGAGGAAGAGGGCCGCGCTCACCGAGCGCGGCCCTTTCTCGTGGTCGGGACGGGGGCGGGCTACTGGGGATCCGGCCCCACGGCGACCGGGCGCTCCGGGTCCGAGGACCATTCCGACCAGGAACCGACGTACAGCGCCGCCGGGATGCCCGCGACCGCCAGGGCCAGGACCTCGTGGGCGCCGGAGACGCCCGAGCCGCAGTAGACGCCGACCTCGGTGTCGTCGCCGGCGCCGAGGGCCTTGAAGCGGGCATTCAGCTCCTCCGCGGGCAGGAACCGGCCGTCCGGGCCGACGTTGTCCGTGGTGGGCGCGGACCGGGCGCCCGGGATGTGGCCACCGACGCGGTCGATCGGTTCCACCTCACCGCGGTACCGCTCCCCCGCGCGCGCGTCCAGCAGCACCCCCGCGCGGGCCAGCGCCGCGGCCGTGTCGGCATCGAGGAGACCGTTCGCCGCGGGCACCGGCTCGAAGTCGCCCTCGGCAAGCGCCGGGCCGGGCACGGAGGACTGCAGCGGCCGCTGCCAGGACGGCAACCCGCCGTCGAGGACTCGCACGTCCGGGTGACCCGTCCAGCGCAGCAGCCACCACGCGCGGGCGGCCGCCCAGCCCTGTCCGCCGTCATAAACGACCACCGGCGTGCCCGAGGAGACACCCGCCCGGCGCATCGCGGCGCCGAACTCGGCGAGGTCGGGCAGCGGGTGCCGCCCGCCGGTGCCGGCCGGGCCGGCCAACTCCCGGTCCAGGTCAACGTAGACCGCGCCCGGGATGTGCCCGGCCGCGTACTCGGCCCGGCCGTCGAAGGGCGGTTCACCGGCCGCCTTGGCCACGCTCAGCTGCCAGCGGACGTCGAGCAGGACGGGCGGGTTCGGGCCCGCCAGGTCGCTCGCGAGTTCGGATGCGGAGATGATGGCGTTCATGGCCACCATCCTTGCGCACGGGGTGGCCGCGTCGTCCATGTCCGGCTACTGTGCTCCGCCGGACAGGCCCGATCACGAGGCGTACGGGACCGGGCACATGCTGTACAGCCGATCGACACCCGTCGGCCCTCGCCTGGCAACGGTCAGGCAGCCGCGCGGCGGGCACCCTCCTGGCACTGGAGGCCTCGCGGCGGCGTGCCCGGAGCGCGCGGCCCCGCGGGGGGTGCGAGCATCGGCACGGAGGTCCGGACCACGGACACGACACGGCCACCGCAGAGGGGCCGAGGAGAGAGTGACGATGACCGAGGCAAGGGGGTCGGCCGCCCCGCCCGCTCGGCACACGCCCGGTACGCCCTGCTGGGTGAGTCTGATGGTGCACGGGATGGCCGCGACACAGGCCTTCTACGGATCGCTGTTCGGCTGGGAGTTCGTGCCGGGCCCGCAGCAGCTCGGGCCCTATGTCCGAGCCCTCCTGGACGGCCAGGAGGTCGCCGGGATCGGCCAACTGCCGCCCGACCGCCATCTTCCGGTGGCCTGGACGCCCTACCTCGCCTCGGACGACATCGACCTGACCGCCGAAACGGTACGGCTGTGCGGCGGCACGGTGGGAGTGGGACCGCTGGACGCCGGGGACGCCGGGCGGCTGGTGATCGGCTCCGATCCCGCCGGCGCCGTCTTCGGGGTGTGGCAGGCGGCGGCGCACCTCGGCACGTCCGTCGCGGGCGTACCGGGCACTCCCGCCTGGCACGAGCTGCTCACCTTCGAGACGGTGGGCGTCGCCAAGTTCTACGAGACGGTCTTCGGCTACGAGGAGGAGCCGGTGGTCTCCGCCGACTTCGACTACGTCACCCTCCACGCCGGCGGCCGTCCGGTCGCCGGCCTGCACGGCGTGGGCCACACCCTTCCCCGCGACCGTGGACCGCACTGGATGACCTACTTCGAGGTGGCCGACGCGACCGCTGCCACCCGCCTCCTCACCGACCTGGGCGGCCACGTCCTGCGCCCACCGCACGACAGCCCGCACGGCCGCGTGGCCACGGTGGCGGATCCGGAGGGGGCGCGGTTCTCGCTGATCGAGAACCCGCGCTGAGGCTTCTGGGGGCGGGCCGTGCGGTGGGCGGCGCAGGACCTGTCACGGCGAGGGCAGCGTCCTCGGCGTCCCTCGACCCGGCCGTGGAGGAAGCCGTCGCGCTCATAACTGTTCGTCCGTAGGCGTCGCTCTTCGCTTGCCGACGGCGGAGAGCGCCGAGCGGATCGTGGAGCTCGAGGGCGGACGGGTCGTCCCGCACGAGGAGTTCGACGGCGGGCGAGGCCTACGTGCGGTTGTGGAAGCACGGCGCCGAGGACCCGGGTCCTGTGGGGAGTTGCGCAGACCGGCCCTGAGGGCGTCAGGTCAGAAGCGCGCCCCGGCCGACGGGACCGGCAGCACGTCCGGGGACAGCGCGGCCGCACGGGCCGTCCCCGCGGTCATACGGCGGCGGTGGTGCCGGCGGCACAGGACCTCGTAGCCGATGTCGTCGGCCTGGTTGACGTCCCCGACGACGACCTGGGCACCCTCGACGACCATTTCGCCGTTGACCGTACGGGCGTTGTGCGTGGCCCGGGCGCCGCACCAGCACAGGGCCTCCACCTGGAGGACCTCGACCCGGTCGGCCAGCTCCACCAGGCGCTGGGAGCCCGGGAACAGCTTGGAGCGGAAGTCGGTCGTGATGCCGAAGGCGTAGACGTCGAGGTCCAGGTCGTCGACCACGCGGGCCAGTTGGTCGATCTGCTCCGGCGTGAGGAACTGCGCCTCGTCCGCGATCACG
Encoded proteins:
- a CDS encoding D-arabinono-1,4-lactone oxidase; translated protein: MSTAASAKNGTWRNWGGNVAARPAREVTPASVDELADAVRKAAEDGLKVKAVGTGHSFTSIAATDGVLIRPQLLTGIRTIDRDAMTVTVEAGTPLKRLNMALAREGLSLTNMGDIMEQTVSGATSTGTHGTGRESGSIAAQIRGLELVTADGSVLSCSEKENPEVFAAARIGLGALGVVTAITFAVEPVFLLTAREEPMSFDKVTSAFDELWAENEHFEFYWFPHTGSTNTKRNNRSAGPEKPVPQLQGWIEDEFLSNGVFQVAQWVGRAVPGTIPSIARISSKALSARTYTDIPYKVFTSPRRVRFVEMEYAVPREAVVGTLRELKTMIERSGLKVSFPVEVRTAPADDITLSTASGRDSAYIAVHMVKGTPYQAYFTAAERIFTAHEGRPHWGKVHTRDAEYFAGVYPRFGEFTALRDRLDPDRRFQNDYLRRVLGA
- the sepH gene encoding septation protein SepH, which translates into the protein MPELRVVAVSNDGTRLVLKAADSTEYTLPIDERLRAAVRGDRPRLGQIEIEVESHLRPRDIQARIRAGATAEEVAQLAGIPVDRVRRFEGPVLAERAFMAERARKTPVRRPGENAGPQLGEAVQERLLLRGAEKDTVQWDSWRRDDGTWEVLLVYCVAGEPHSASWTYDPPRRLVQAVDEEARSLIGESEDLGAPEPSFPFVPRIARLPRDRPLDRALDRPSLPPAEPVEETVAERDSLTSLLEAVPSFRGDMVVPERPSEPATAEETPDPEPEVEEPPAPAASAGSAYADVLMPRSVASHRDRLIGATDRQAEADGVRPGRRAAVPSWDEIVFGTRRKKQE
- a CDS encoding sulfurtransferase; translation: MNAIISASELASDLAGPNPPVLLDVRWQLSVAKAAGEPPFDGRAEYAAGHIPGAVYVDLDRELAGPAGTGGRHPLPDLAEFGAAMRRAGVSSGTPVVVYDGGQGWAAARAWWLLRWTGHPDVRVLDGGLPSWQRPLQSSVPGPALAEGDFEPVPAANGLLDADTAAALARAGVLLDARAGERYRGEVEPIDRVGGHIPGARSAPTTDNVGPDGRFLPAEELNARFKALGAGDDTEVGVYCGSGVSGAHEVLALAVAGIPAALYVGSWSEWSSDPERPVAVGPDPQ
- a CDS encoding VOC family protein, coding for MTEARGSAAPPARHTPGTPCWVSLMVHGMAATQAFYGSLFGWEFVPGPQQLGPYVRALLDGQEVAGIGQLPPDRHLPVAWTPYLASDDIDLTAETVRLCGGTVGVGPLDAGDAGRLVIGSDPAGAVFGVWQAAAHLGTSVAGVPGTPAWHELLTFETVGVAKFYETVFGYEEEPVVSADFDYVTLHAGGRPVAGLHGVGHTLPRDRGPHWMTYFEVADATAATRLLTDLGGHVLRPPHDSPHGRVATVADPEGARFSLIENPR
- a CDS encoding thymidine kinase, which gives rise to MPELVFFSGTMDCGKSTLALQIEHNRSARGLTGIIFTRDDRAGEGKLSSRLGLVTDAVEVEDGQDLYAYLVDHLSQGGRADYVIADEAQFLTPEQIDQLARVVDDLDLDVYAFGITTDFRSKLFPGSQRLVELADRVEVLQVEALCWCGARATHNARTVNGEMVVEGAQVVVGDVNQADDIGYEVLCRRHHRRRMTAGTARAAALSPDVLPVPSAGARF